The following proteins come from a genomic window of Sorex araneus isolate mSorAra2 chromosome 1, mSorAra2.pri, whole genome shotgun sequence:
- the LOC101543857 gene encoding GTPase IMAP family member 6 — MQVEFAEAEDSMATETAFPALQWRVFGVGSVLTPEVTESPGVLESKKTPQTLRLMLVGKSRSGKSATGNSILGRTHFESRPFASTVTQTFQTGTRQWAGKQLEVMDTPDLLCPLDPPAVSTQRMCEAITLSSPGPHAVLLVTQLGPFTEQDRQAALRLQQLFGTGVLAHTILVFTRSDDLAGGSLDEYLRGSDNRDLAMLDVLCARRHCSFNNRAQGREREDQLRALMEQVEVVLWEHEGRCYSNSAYLYWRERPHGDEPARPAVPGQGSLEEREEEAWLELCRVQRESEVFHKRVLGKALL, encoded by the exons ATGCAGGTGGAGTTTGCAGAGGCAGAAGACTCAATGGCCACAGAAACTGCCTTCCCAGCGCTGCAGTGGAGGGTGTTTGGGGTGGGGTCTGTCCTCACCCCAGAAGTGACAGAATCACCTG GTGTGCTGGAGAGCAAGAAGACCCCTCAGACGCTGAGGCTGATGCTGGTGGGCAAAAGCAGAAGTGGGAAGAGCGCCACCGGGAACAGCATCCTGGGCCGGACCCACTTCGAGTCGAGACCCTTCGCCTCAACTGTGACACAGACCTTCCAGACAGGGACAAGGCAGTGGGCTGGGAAGCAGCTGGAGGTGATGGACACTCCCGATCTTTTGTGTCCCTTGGACCCTCCTGCGGTGTCCACTCAGCGCATGTGCGAGGCCATCACCTtgtcctccccagggccccacgcGGTGCTGCTGGTGACCCAGTTGGGTCCATTCACAGAGCAGGATCGCCAGGCGGCCCTGCGCCTCCAGCAGCTCTTTGGGACGGGCGTGCTGGCACACACCATCCTGGTGTTCACCCGCAGTGACGACCTGGCTGGGGGCTCCCTGGACGAGTACCTGCGAGGCTCCGACAACCGGGACCTGGCCATGCTGGACGTGTTGTGCGCACGGCGCCACTGCAGCTTCAACAACAGGGCGCAGGGGCGCGAGCGGGAGGACCAGCTCCGGGCGCTCATGGAGCAGGTGGAGGTTGTGCTGTGGGAACACGAGGGCCGGTGCTACAGCAACAGCGCGTACCTGTACTGGCGGGAGAGGCCACACGGGGATGAGCCAGCGAGGCCAGCAGTCCCGGGGCAAGGCTCCCTGGAAGAGCGGGAGGAGGAGGCCTGGCTAGAGCTGTGCAGGGTCCAGAGGGAGTCTGAGGTATTCCACAAACGTGTCCTTGGGAAGGCACTCCTTTGA